Proteins from a single region of Segatella copri:
- a CDS encoding C10 family peptidase, whose protein sequence is MNKRFTLSFLLLLSFLLSATAQSIDEARAKRIAASFFKSNAARSMRGEKMVQNENLVNNYTARVGDKKCFYIFNRGKNDGFVIVSADERTRQNVLGYSERGSLDYSSSPAYIKAFLDRYAQGISLLKSADGSQGGTTITYQDPVNPLLGDIAWGQGWPYNLLCPKDDHGGNYVTGCVQTAMAQIMAYHKWPKQGRGTASYEWNGQTLSADFSKSTYRWDLMQPQYEYGDESISEDSKMAVAKLMADCGIANGASYDDGGTGASSGSAAQSLIDYFDYDLSINMLDRNECSAEYYEGTIQNELRQGRPVMLGGGNSKGEGDAHEFLCDGFNQEGYYHINFGWNGYVNGYFLISATGYDVNPDVIYGIQKNQGGKGDFVASSSLDFMCVEGHKVSMGIAISTFAHFQYDFAFAFENTSDGKVEYAPINGNLSVGIWTTPQEPNIVTFDKKLANGTYKMYPVVSIKGRNDWRKVIFGDKRQSFIDVSVSGGILSMENNHIYDDIEEGAVEINGIYYQLNADKKTATVTYKNSKYDSYAGYVVIPEMVTASDGNSYQVVAIGKNAFTECRNLEEVSIPASVEEIGYGAFSQSSLRNINIPQKSRLKSIGGWGFNGSGLESISLPDGFSYLAQCAFQGCSLRYISLPSSLTSFGSVAFNACQKLNTLKVAWRQIPNTNEMLAQVDLSQAKLLVPKGYKEIYQKNQELSGFKSIEEYWEQGAAGITPVDSTQTASFCSGTDVEGYYVVPDTLVLDDGTKYPVTVIADYAFKGNQQVTSVTIPSSVSKIGEKAFAGCVKLEELSLQNPIPPTLASDAAVGKSRGMARAESAIPEFDGVDLGSCTLYVPIGSAALYRSAYGWSAFQKIVEKENTDIKGVVMQRGTSGHVYNLQGMHVGYDKKLQSLPAGVYIVKGKKMVVSK, encoded by the coding sequence ATGAACAAGAGATTTACTTTATCATTCTTGCTCCTGCTATCGTTCTTGCTTTCGGCAACAGCCCAAAGCATAGATGAAGCCAGGGCTAAGCGTATCGCCGCATCTTTTTTCAAAAGTAATGCTGCAAGAAGTATGAGAGGGGAAAAAATGGTACAGAATGAAAACCTGGTCAACAACTATACGGCTAGGGTCGGTGACAAAAAATGCTTCTATATCTTCAATAGAGGCAAGAACGATGGCTTTGTCATCGTTTCGGCCGATGAGCGCACCCGACAAAACGTGTTGGGCTATTCGGAGAGAGGCAGCCTGGATTATAGTTCCAGTCCTGCTTACATCAAGGCTTTCCTCGATAGGTATGCGCAAGGTATCAGCCTGCTTAAGTCGGCGGATGGAAGCCAGGGCGGCACAACCATTACCTACCAAGACCCAGTGAATCCACTACTGGGGGATATCGCTTGGGGACAAGGTTGGCCTTACAACCTTCTGTGCCCAAAGGACGATCATGGAGGTAATTATGTGACGGGTTGTGTGCAGACCGCCATGGCACAAATCATGGCTTATCATAAGTGGCCAAAGCAAGGCCGGGGAACTGCGTCTTATGAATGGAACGGACAGACTTTGTCGGCTGATTTCAGCAAGTCAACCTATCGATGGGACTTGATGCAGCCTCAGTATGAATATGGTGACGAAAGCATCAGCGAAGATTCGAAGATGGCTGTCGCCAAGCTGATGGCAGACTGTGGCATAGCCAACGGTGCCAGTTATGATGACGGAGGCACGGGAGCCAGCTCCGGCTCCGCAGCCCAGTCGCTGATAGACTATTTCGATTATGACCTGAGCATAAACATGTTAGACCGAAATGAATGCTCGGCCGAGTATTATGAGGGCACGATTCAGAACGAGTTGCGCCAAGGCAGACCAGTCATGCTGGGAGGTGGCAACTCGAAGGGCGAGGGTGATGCCCATGAATTCTTATGCGACGGCTTCAACCAAGAGGGCTATTATCACATTAATTTCGGATGGAATGGATATGTCAATGGATATTTCCTGATTTCCGCCACAGGATACGACGTGAATCCTGATGTGATATATGGCATTCAGAAAAACCAGGGTGGAAAGGGCGACTTCGTGGCTTCCTCCTCCCTGGATTTCATGTGCGTTGAGGGGCATAAAGTTTCGATGGGCATAGCCATCAGCACTTTTGCCCATTTCCAGTACGACTTCGCCTTCGCCTTCGAGAATACCTCTGACGGGAAGGTGGAGTATGCCCCTATAAATGGTAATCTTTCGGTAGGTATATGGACTACGCCACAGGAACCTAACATTGTGACCTTCGATAAGAAACTAGCCAACGGAACTTACAAGATGTATCCTGTGGTTAGCATCAAGGGAAGAAACGATTGGCGCAAGGTGATATTTGGCGACAAAAGACAAAGCTTTATAGACGTCAGTGTCTCTGGCGGAATACTCAGCATGGAGAATAATCATATCTATGATGACATCGAGGAAGGTGCGGTCGAGATAAATGGTATCTACTATCAGTTGAATGCCGACAAGAAGACTGCTACCGTGACCTATAAGAACAGCAAGTATGACTCGTATGCAGGTTATGTGGTGATTCCAGAGATGGTGACGGCTAGCGACGGCAATAGCTACCAAGTGGTGGCTATAGGCAAGAACGCCTTCACCGAGTGTCGTAACTTGGAGGAAGTGAGCATACCTGCCAGCGTAGAGGAGATAGGCTATGGAGCATTTAGCCAGTCAAGTCTGAGGAACATCAACATTCCGCAGAAATCACGGCTCAAGAGTATCGGTGGATGGGGTTTCAATGGATCGGGACTTGAGAGTATCTCGTTGCCCGACGGATTCTCTTATCTTGCACAGTGTGCCTTCCAGGGATGCTCGTTGCGATATATCTCGTTGCCTTCTTCCTTGACCTCTTTCGGTTCTGTGGCCTTCAACGCATGCCAAAAGCTGAATACCCTCAAGGTGGCTTGGAGACAGATACCTAATACTAACGAGATGCTGGCACAGGTGGACTTGTCGCAGGCGAAGTTGCTCGTGCCTAAGGGATATAAGGAGATATACCAGAAGAACCAGGAGTTGAGTGGGTTCAAGAGCATCGAGGAATACTGGGAGCAAGGTGCCGCAGGCATCACGCCAGTGGATTCTACCCAGACGGCCTCCTTCTGCTCGGGAACCGATGTGGAGGGATACTATGTTGTTCCAGACACGCTCGTGTTGGATGATGGCACTAAATATCCTGTCACCGTGATAGCAGACTATGCCTTTAAGGGTAACCAGCAAGTTACGTCGGTTACTATACCTTCCTCTGTCTCCAAGATAGGCGAAAAGGCCTTTGCTGGTTGCGTCAAGCTGGAGGAACTTTCTTTGCAGAATCCTATTCCTCCGACTCTTGCCTCGGATGCAGCCGTTGGCAAAAGTCGAGGAATGGCGAGAGCTGAGTCTGCCATCCCTGAGTTTGATGGAGTGGATTTAGGAAGTTGTACCTTGTATGTACCTATAGGTAGTGCCGCCTTATATCGGAGCGCATATGGTTGGTCCGCATTCCAAAAAATCGTGGAGAAAGAGAACACGGACATCAAAGGTGTGGTCATGCAAAGGGGAACTTCTGGGCATGTCTACAATCTGCAAGGTATGCATGTGGGTTATGACAAGAAGCTACAATCTTTGCCAGCCGGTGTTTACATCGTGAAGGGCAAGAAAATGGTGGTTAGCAAATAG
- a CDS encoding YhcH/YjgK/YiaL family protein — protein MVAGAHTCSHNSAQKCGCKRGYYTQYYGDKPELIKEAIAWAESDIWRNGFDKAKPHSSVNLADFYLQYQKNPQQWQALFDYLAKTDLLSIPKGKHKIPGSDLVVSVEDSKNEPLEKRRSESHNKHIDFQYVVKGTERFGVIDHYSSTPNCKYRPDVIHYDYDRRKARFFDSTPGEFFIFFPRDWHIAKVANDTSDQTIRVIVVKVDYVE, from the coding sequence ATGGTCGCCGGTGCGCATACCTGCAGTCATAATTCAGCACAGAAATGCGGCTGCAAGAGAGGTTATTACACACAGTATTACGGCGATAAGCCCGAACTCATAAAAGAAGCTATAGCTTGGGCAGAGAGCGATATCTGGCGCAATGGTTTCGACAAGGCGAAGCCACATTCCAGCGTAAACCTCGCAGATTTCTATCTGCAGTATCAGAAGAATCCGCAGCAATGGCAGGCGCTTTTCGACTATCTGGCAAAGACCGATTTGCTGAGCATTCCGAAGGGAAAGCACAAGATTCCGGGTTCCGACCTCGTGGTAAGTGTAGAGGACAGCAAGAACGAGCCGCTGGAAAAGCGCCGCAGCGAGAGTCATAACAAGCACATCGATTTTCAGTATGTAGTAAAGGGCACAGAGCGTTTTGGCGTGATCGACCACTACTCCAGCACCCCCAACTGCAAGTATCGTCCCGACGTAATCCATTATGACTACGACCGCCGGAAGGCCCGTTTCTTCGACAGTACCCCCGGCGAGTTCTTCATCTTCTTCCCTAGAGACTGGCACATCGCCAAGGTGGCAAATGACACCAGCGACCAGACGATACGCGTCATCGTGGTGAAGGTGGATTATGTGGAATAA
- a CDS encoding ABC transporter substrate-binding protein has product MKKLYILLCGATAALLMAACQGGKTAAADAEAGDTLEMKYAKLLTIVKHGDGEEASDAAECIDYQYAEAIIANPWKAGTMLHRYILIPKGKEGDKTVAMLARRRSTGARCTTDTVRTPVERSAVFIAPHCQLMYELGCQQAIRGVCDLDYINIPDVKKRAASAGKASVGNVSAENAAARNSIVDCGSSMAPDIERIIALKPEAILLSPFENSGGYGKLDKLHVPIIEAADYMESSPLGRAEWMKFYGMLFKKDGNAPKTALAASCEPKADSLFAKIEKEYLKLKAEVAGYPKGLSILTERKTGNVWYVPGGQSTIGILLKDANARYIFEDDQHSGSLAMSPEQILAKGKQVDVWAFKYFGGAPLSQAQLLQEYDGYKALAAFNRGNIYQVDTSTVPYFELTSFHPELLLREFIILAHGERFGKLRFYKK; this is encoded by the coding sequence ATGAAGAAACTGTATATTCTTTTGTGTGGGGCTACGGCGGCCCTGCTGATGGCGGCATGCCAGGGAGGAAAGACGGCTGCTGCTGATGCGGAGGCTGGCGATACCCTGGAGATGAAGTACGCCAAGTTACTTACCATCGTGAAGCATGGCGATGGGGAAGAGGCTTCCGATGCAGCAGAATGCATTGATTATCAGTATGCTGAGGCTATCATCGCCAACCCCTGGAAGGCGGGAACGATGCTGCATCGCTACATCCTGATTCCGAAGGGAAAGGAGGGGGATAAGACGGTGGCGATGCTTGCCAGAAGGCGCAGCACGGGAGCGAGATGCACTACCGATACCGTGCGCACACCGGTGGAGAGGAGTGCCGTTTTCATCGCTCCCCATTGCCAGCTGATGTACGAACTGGGCTGCCAGCAGGCCATCCGTGGTGTCTGCGACCTCGATTACATCAATATTCCGGATGTAAAGAAGAGGGCTGCTTCTGCAGGAAAAGCTTCTGTAGGAAATGTTTCTGCAGAGAATGCTGCTGCCCGAAATTCCATCGTGGATTGCGGTTCGAGCATGGCACCCGACATCGAGCGCATCATTGCCCTGAAACCCGAAGCCATCCTCCTTTCGCCTTTCGAAAACAGCGGAGGATATGGCAAGCTTGATAAGCTGCACGTGCCCATCATCGAGGCTGCCGACTATATGGAGTCTTCGCCACTGGGCAGGGCGGAATGGATGAAATTCTACGGCATGCTCTTTAAAAAAGACGGGAATGCACCGAAGACCGCTCTTGCTGCATCTTGCGAACCAAAGGCAGATTCGCTCTTTGCGAAGATAGAAAAGGAATATCTGAAGCTGAAAGCTGAGGTAGCCGGGTATCCGAAGGGTCTCTCCATCCTGACCGAAAGAAAGACGGGCAACGTATGGTATGTGCCTGGAGGTCAGAGTACTATCGGTATTCTGCTGAAGGATGCCAACGCCCGTTATATCTTCGAGGACGATCAGCACAGCGGAAGTCTGGCGATGAGTCCGGAGCAAATCTTGGCGAAGGGAAAGCAGGTGGATGTATGGGCATTCAAGTATTTCGGTGGTGCCCCTTTGTCGCAGGCTCAACTGCTTCAGGAATATGACGGCTACAAGGCTCTTGCTGCCTTCAACCGGGGTAATATCTATCAGGTAGATACCTCTACGGTACCTTATTTCGAGCTTACGAGTTTCCATCCCGAACTGCTGCTCAGAGAGTTCATCATCCTGGCTCATGGCGAGCGGTTCGGCAAATTGAGATTTTATAAGAAATAG
- a CDS encoding iron ABC transporter permease, with amino-acid sequence MKTIVLGAIAIIILFFANLAWGSVNISWQEVGAIISGSQTDETYRYILLESRLPAAIAALLSGAALATSGLLLQTAFRNPLAGPDVFGISSGAGLAVAIVMLAFGGNIALDDLGVGFLGDAGNYAIGGFLAILIAAFIGAMVVMGIITFFSAIVRSHTVLLIIGLMVGYLASSAISLLNFFSTAEGVKSYMVWGMGSFGNVSSQQMMFFIPLALIALAASLLLVKPLNAMLLGEQYAENLGFNIRRLRIVLLIITGLLTAVVTAFCGPIAFIGLATPHIARLIISTENHRRLLPVTMLMGAAIALLCNLFCTLPSDGGIIPLNAVTPLFGAPVIIYVLVKKK; translated from the coding sequence ATGAAAACCATCGTTTTAGGGGCAATCGCCATTATCATACTGTTTTTTGCCAACCTGGCATGGGGGAGTGTAAACATCTCATGGCAGGAAGTGGGGGCGATTATTTCGGGCTCTCAGACTGACGAAACCTATCGCTATATTCTGTTGGAATCACGACTGCCGGCGGCGATTGCCGCTTTGCTTTCGGGCGCAGCCCTCGCCACGAGCGGCTTGCTCCTGCAGACAGCCTTCCGCAATCCTCTGGCGGGTCCTGACGTATTCGGTATCAGCAGCGGAGCCGGACTGGCCGTAGCCATCGTGATGCTTGCCTTTGGCGGCAATATTGCCCTGGATGATTTAGGGGTAGGATTTCTGGGCGATGCCGGCAACTATGCCATCGGCGGTTTCCTGGCTATCCTCATCGCAGCCTTTATAGGGGCTATGGTGGTGATGGGCATCATCACCTTCTTTTCTGCCATTGTGCGCAGCCATACGGTACTGCTCATCATCGGACTGATGGTGGGTTATCTTGCCAGCAGCGCCATCTCATTGCTCAATTTCTTCAGCACGGCAGAGGGCGTGAAATCGTATATGGTTTGGGGCATGGGCAGCTTTGGCAATGTTTCGAGCCAGCAGATGATGTTCTTCATCCCGTTAGCCCTCATTGCCCTGGCTGCGTCTCTGCTCCTTGTAAAACCGCTGAACGCCATGCTGTTAGGCGAACAGTATGCCGAGAATCTGGGCTTCAATATCAGGCGTCTGCGCATCGTTCTGCTCATCATCACCGGTCTTCTTACGGCTGTGGTTACCGCCTTTTGCGGTCCCATCGCCTTCATCGGTCTGGCAACGCCGCATATCGCCCGCCTCATCATCAGCACGGAGAATCATCGCCGTCTGTTGCCCGTCACGATGCTGATGGGTGCAGCCATAGCCCTTCTCTGCAATCTCTTCTGCACCCTTCCGTCGGACGGTGGCATCATCCCGCTGAATGCCGTCACCCCGCTGTTCGGCGCTCCCGTCATCATCTATGTTTTGGTGAAAAAGAAATGA
- a CDS encoding type II toxin-antitoxin system RelE/ParE family toxin, protein MAYIKPSKPFNQELEKVLAYALFEFGVTTVKRFNQAYQSIRNRLAIHPYSSPKEPLLKSFLRSYRSAIIMKNWKIIYRYDKEYDRIILVDLWDMRRNPKYLIRQFRRKL, encoded by the coding sequence ATGGCTTATATAAAACCATCTAAGCCATTTAACCAGGAGCTAGAAAAAGTGTTAGCCTATGCTCTATTTGAATTTGGAGTTACCACAGTAAAGCGATTCAACCAAGCATACCAAAGCATTCGAAATCGCTTGGCTATTCACCCTTACTCTTCGCCAAAAGAACCTCTTCTGAAGAGTTTCTTACGTTCATACCGTAGTGCCATCATCATGAAAAATTGGAAAATCATCTATCGGTATGATAAAGAATACGATAGAATTATCCTTGTTGACTTATGGGATATGAGAAGAAATCCCAAGTACCTGATTAGACAGTTCAGAAGAAAACTATAA
- a CDS encoding D-2-hydroxyacid dehydrogenase: MKIVILDGYAANPGDLDYHLLEKLGEVVVYPRTSDAEKVERAKDADIILLNKVQIDAETLAQLPKLKYIGIQATGFNVVDIEAARKQGIIVTNIPAYSTDSVAQMTFALILAVTNRVEHYTQENRNERWAYNKDFCYWDTPLMELAGKTLGIMGLGNIGMKVANIARQFGMNICACTSKTSSNLPEWIQKVSKEGLLATSDILSLHCPLSDDTYHFINKESLEKMKDTAILVNTGRGPLVDEEAVAAALHEGSLGAYCADVMAQEPPSKENPLFGEPNAYLTPHIAWATYEARERLNKQVAANVKAFLEGNPINVVNK, encoded by the coding sequence ATGAAGATTGTTATTCTAGACGGCTATGCCGCAAACCCGGGAGATTTGGATTATCATCTTCTGGAGAAACTGGGCGAGGTGGTAGTTTATCCTCGCACATCAGATGCAGAGAAAGTGGAACGTGCCAAGGATGCCGACATCATCCTTCTGAACAAGGTGCAGATAGATGCAGAGACGCTGGCGCAGCTTCCTAAACTGAAATACATCGGTATCCAGGCTACCGGTTTCAACGTGGTAGACATCGAGGCTGCCAGGAAACAGGGCATCATCGTAACCAATATTCCTGCCTACAGCACCGACAGCGTGGCGCAGATGACCTTTGCCCTCATCCTTGCCGTAACCAACCGCGTAGAGCATTATACCCAGGAGAACCGCAACGAGCGCTGGGCTTACAATAAGGATTTCTGTTATTGGGATACCCCACTGATGGAGCTTGCCGGCAAGACCCTGGGTATCATGGGATTGGGCAATATCGGCATGAAGGTTGCCAACATCGCCCGCCAGTTTGGCATGAACATCTGTGCCTGCACCAGCAAGACTTCGAGCAATCTGCCTGAGTGGATCCAGAAGGTGAGCAAGGAGGGTTTGCTTGCCACGAGCGATATTCTCTCGCTCCATTGTCCGCTCTCAGATGACACCTATCATTTCATCAATAAGGAGAGTCTGGAGAAGATGAAGGATACTGCCATCCTGGTTAATACGGGTCGCGGTCCGCTGGTAGATGAGGAGGCCGTAGCTGCTGCCCTCCACGAAGGCAGTCTGGGTGCCTACTGTGCCGACGTAATGGCTCAGGAGCCGCCATCAAAGGAGAATCCGCTCTTCGGCGAGCCTAATGCTTACCTCACCCCTCATATTGCCTGGGCCACCTACGAGGCTCGCGAGCGCCTGAACAAGCAGGTAGCCGCCAACGTAAAGGCATTTCTCGAGGGCAATCCGATTAATGTCGTGAATAAGTAA
- the thrC gene encoding threonine synthase produces MKYYSTNKKAPIADLHKAVVKGLAEDRGLYMPEIIKKLPQDFFDNIEKLSFQEIAYKVADAFFGEDVDAESLKKIVYDTLAFDCPVVEVEPNIYSLELFHGPTLAFKDVGARFMARLLQYFVRQEGKEEVNVLVATSGDTGSAVANGFLGVDGIHVYVLYPKGKVSKIQESQFTTLGQNITALEVDGVFDDCQALVKSAFMDEELNKHMKLTSANSINVARFLPQAFYYFNAYARMKEKGLADKLVICVPSGNFGNITAGLFGHEMGLPIHRFIAANNANDIFYEYLQTGKYNPQPSKQTIANAMDVGDPSNFARIYDLYKGDHDAIAAYIGGATYKDEQIAETMKQCYNETKYVLDPHGACGYRALKELLKPGEVGVFLETAHPAKFKEKVDSILDSDIEIPARLAEFMKGEKKSIQMTKDFASFKNYLMNE; encoded by the coding sequence ATGAAATATTATTCAACAAATAAGAAAGCACCCATCGCCGACCTTCACAAGGCGGTAGTTAAAGGTCTGGCAGAAGACCGTGGTCTCTATATGCCGGAAATCATCAAGAAGTTGCCACAGGATTTCTTCGACAACATCGAGAAACTCTCCTTCCAGGAGATTGCCTACAAGGTAGCTGATGCCTTCTTTGGCGAGGACGTTGATGCCGAGTCATTGAAGAAGATTGTATACGATACCCTGGCATTCGACTGCCCTGTAGTCGAGGTAGAGCCAAACATCTACTCTCTCGAGCTGTTCCATGGTCCTACCCTCGCCTTCAAGGATGTGGGTGCGCGCTTCATGGCCCGTCTCCTGCAGTACTTCGTACGTCAGGAGGGCAAGGAAGAGGTGAATGTGCTCGTAGCTACATCGGGCGATACCGGTTCGGCTGTTGCCAACGGTTTCCTCGGCGTTGACGGCATCCATGTTTACGTGCTCTATCCTAAGGGCAAGGTGAGCAAGATTCAGGAGAGCCAGTTCACTACCCTCGGCCAGAACATCACAGCCCTCGAGGTAGATGGCGTATTCGACGACTGCCAGGCACTGGTGAAATCTGCGTTCATGGACGAGGAGCTCAACAAGCACATGAAGCTCACTTCAGCCAACTCTATCAACGTAGCCCGCTTCCTGCCTCAGGCATTCTATTATTTCAATGCCTATGCCCGCATGAAGGAGAAGGGTCTCGCCGACAAGCTGGTTATCTGCGTACCTAGCGGCAACTTCGGCAACATCACAGCCGGACTCTTCGGTCATGAGATGGGATTGCCTATCCACCGCTTCATCGCAGCCAACAACGCCAACGATATCTTCTACGAGTATCTGCAGACAGGCAAGTACAATCCACAGCCTAGCAAGCAGACCATCGCCAATGCCATGGACGTAGGCGACCCATCAAACTTTGCCCGCATCTACGACCTCTACAAGGGCGATCACGATGCCATCGCTGCCTACATCGGTGGTGCTACATACAAGGACGAGCAGATTGCAGAAACCATGAAGCAGTGCTACAATGAAACCAAGTATGTGCTTGACCCTCACGGAGCTTGCGGCTATCGCGCCCTGAAGGAGCTGTTGAAGCCAGGTGAGGTTGGCGTGTTCCTCGAGACCGCTCATCCAGCCAAGTTCAAGGAGAAGGTAGACAGCATCCTTGACAGCGACATTGAGATTCCTGCCCGCCTTGCAGAATTCATGAAGGGTGAGAAGAAGAGCATCCAGATGACCAAGGATTTCGCATCATTCAAGAACTACTTGATGAACGAATAA
- a CDS encoding cofactor-independent phosphoglycerate mutase: MKHIIILGDGMADHPVERLGGKTLLQYANKPYMDMLAKKGKTGRLVTVPDGFHPGSEVANSSIMGYDQNEVYEGRGPLEAASIGYELEPTDLALRCNIINVQDGKIITHNGGNLETEDADVLIKYLNDTLGKKYPDVKFVTGIQYRHLLVVKHGNKHIDCAPPHDHPNEEWHKLMVKSILPEIGGEEGHISRRDTADLLNQLILESQELLENHPFNVARKERGERMANLIWPWGGGYRPHMLTLSQMYPQIKKGSVISAVDLIRGIGHYAGLRNIIVEGATGLANTNYEGKAAAAIQALKDGDDFVYVHVEASDEAGHDGDLELKLKTIENLDQRLIKPIFDEVSTWDEPVCIAVLPDHPTPVEIRTHVKEPVPFIIYYPGIEPDSVEKYDEVSCVSGGYGMLQLQEFMNAFMAIN, translated from the coding sequence ATGAAACATATTATCATTCTTGGCGACGGAATGGCTGACCACCCGGTAGAAAGACTGGGTGGAAAGACTCTCCTGCAATACGCCAATAAACCCTATATGGATATGCTTGCCAAGAAGGGCAAGACAGGAAGACTCGTTACCGTGCCAGATGGATTCCATCCGGGTTCTGAGGTAGCCAACAGCTCTATCATGGGCTATGACCAGAACGAGGTTTACGAAGGACGCGGACCGCTCGAGGCTGCCAGCATCGGCTATGAACTGGAGCCTACCGACCTTGCCCTGCGCTGCAACATCATCAATGTGCAGGACGGCAAGATTATCACCCACAACGGTGGTAACCTGGAAACGGAAGATGCGGATGTGCTCATCAAGTATCTCAACGATACCCTCGGCAAGAAATATCCTGATGTCAAGTTTGTTACCGGCATCCAGTATCGCCATCTTCTGGTGGTGAAGCACGGAAACAAGCATATCGACTGCGCCCCACCTCATGATCATCCCAACGAGGAATGGCATAAGCTGATGGTGAAATCTATCTTGCCGGAGATTGGAGGCGAAGAGGGTCACATCAGCCGTCGTGATACAGCCGACCTTCTGAACCAGCTGATTCTCGAGAGTCAGGAACTCCTGGAGAACCACCCTTTCAATGTGGCGCGCAAGGAGCGTGGCGAACGAATGGCCAATCTTATCTGGCCTTGGGGCGGCGGTTACCGTCCGCACATGCTCACCCTCTCCCAGATGTATCCACAGATCAAGAAGGGTTCTGTGATTTCTGCCGTAGACCTGATCCGAGGCATCGGCCATTACGCCGGTCTGCGCAACATCATAGTTGAGGGCGCTACCGGTCTTGCCAATACCAACTACGAGGGCAAGGCAGCCGCAGCTATCCAGGCATTGAAGGATGGCGACGACTTCGTTTATGTTCACGTAGAGGCGAGCGACGAGGCAGGTCATGATGGTGATCTGGAACTGAAGCTGAAGACCATCGAGAACCTCGACCAGCGACTCATCAAGCCTATCTTCGATGAGGTAAGCACCTGGGACGAGCCGGTATGCATCGCTGTTCTCCCCGACCATCCTACTCCGGTAGAGATCCGTACCCACGTAAAGGAGCCTGTGCCTTTCATCATCTATTACCCTGGCATTGAGCCGGATAGCGTAGAGAAGTATGACGAGGTAAGCTGCGTGAGTGGCGGTTACGGCATGCTGCAGCTGCAGGAATTCATGAATGCCTTCATGGCGATCAATTAA